In Paenibacillus sp. 1781tsa1, one DNA window encodes the following:
- a CDS encoding WXG100 family type VII secretion target codes for MRIRVEPDVLRALSKQIQYAAEQIQQKMTVLDQAIHSLEWEVESRAAVMNEWNHSKRLGEDALRRLMDLSVQLGRKALLFQQADMEYRSVLSHVNTAYGNAVNMLNVLQNNRTGEIMPAHSATVAVVSDPLSAMAAVYRVQDAAPPDGSPATLVQAMQPEPVAWRFTDPSFRGRRGTEPVVS; via the coding sequence ATGCGCATTCGTGTGGAACCGGATGTGCTTCGGGCACTGAGCAAGCAGATTCAGTATGCAGCGGAGCAAATACAGCAAAAGATGACAGTGTTGGATCAGGCGATTCATTCGCTGGAGTGGGAGGTTGAATCCCGCGCAGCGGTGATGAATGAATGGAATCACAGTAAACGACTGGGCGAGGATGCGCTTCGTCGATTAATGGACTTAAGCGTACAGCTGGGACGCAAAGCATTGTTATTCCAGCAGGCAGACATGGAGTATCGTTCCGTGCTGAGTCATGTGAACACAGCCTATGGTAATGCGGTCAATATGCTGAATGTTCTTCAGAACAATCGTACAGGAGAAATCATGCCTGCACATTCTGCAACTGTAGCTGTAGTATCCGATCCCCTTTCCGCAATGGCGGCTGTATATCGTGTACAGGATGCCGCTCCGCCTGATGGCTCCCCGGCTACATTAGTTCAGGCCATGCAGCCTGAGCCAGTAGCATGGAGATTCACAGATCCTTCCTTTCGGGGAAGAAGAGGGACCGAGCCTGTGGTTTCCTGA
- a CDS encoding WXG100 family type VII secretion target: MAGRILVTPEQLDQVSNQFKQSGEQSQQIVSTLTQSITSMEGQWEGMTKQRFFQEFQEASKQMQSFVQTLNSISAELTAIANKFRTADQAR, encoded by the coding sequence ATGGCAGGACGTATTTTAGTTACCCCAGAGCAGCTTGATCAGGTTTCCAACCAATTTAAACAAAGCGGTGAGCAAAGTCAGCAAATCGTATCAACATTGACTCAATCCATCACAAGCATGGAAGGACAATGGGAAGGTATGACAAAGCAACGCTTCTTCCAGGAGTTCCAAGAAGCTAGCAAACAAATGCAATCGTTCGTTCAAACGCTGAACAGCATCAGCGCTGAACTTACAGCTATTGCTAACAAATTCCGTACAGCTGACCAAGCTCGTTAA
- a CDS encoding vWA domain-containing protein — protein MNYTIQASQRTPALIIYLIDISASMNMVLENRRRIDVVYDALSLAIRQMVFRSTKGNRLTPRYRIAILAYSDDVYDLLNGIKGIDEIAAVGSLPDLTPKRFSDSAKAFLQAEKILQAEIPNMQDCPAPLVCHMTDGVATGEDPEPIAKRIMGMSVPDGNVLVENIFISDHLLEGPIAEPRRWKGISSETNLQDEHGEKLRNMSSVLPESYREMLVEADYLLAPGALMMLPGTCAELVSIGFQMSAATPVR, from the coding sequence ATGAACTACACGATTCAAGCATCACAGCGTACACCTGCACTCATTATATATTTAATTGATATTAGCGCCTCCATGAATATGGTTCTGGAAAATCGGCGGCGGATTGACGTCGTCTATGATGCCTTATCTCTCGCGATACGGCAAATGGTATTTCGGTCCACCAAGGGAAATCGTCTGACACCTCGCTATCGCATAGCCATATTGGCTTACAGCGATGATGTATATGACTTGTTGAACGGTATCAAAGGAATCGACGAGATCGCTGCAGTTGGATCTTTGCCAGACCTGACCCCAAAACGGTTCTCGGACTCGGCGAAGGCTTTCCTGCAGGCGGAAAAGATTCTCCAGGCCGAAATCCCGAATATGCAGGATTGTCCTGCGCCACTTGTGTGCCACATGACCGATGGGGTAGCCACAGGTGAAGATCCCGAGCCCATTGCGAAAAGAATCATGGGTATGAGTGTGCCTGATGGCAATGTGCTGGTGGAGAATATTTTTATTTCGGATCATCTGCTGGAAGGGCCAATTGCTGAACCTAGAAGATGGAAGGGAATCTCTTCGGAAACAAATCTACAGGATGAGCATGGAGAAAAGCTGCGGAATATGTCATCCGTCCTGCCCGAAAGTTATCGGGAAATGCTTGTTGAAGCTGATTATTTGCTTGCACCCGGTGCACTCATGATGCTGCCAGGTACCTGTGCAGAATTGGTATCGATCGGGTTCCAGATGTCCGCTGCTACGCCTGTGAGATAG